In a genomic window of Candidatus Fusobacterium pullicola:
- the mobB gene encoding molybdopterin-guanine dinucleotide biosynthesis protein B — MGTIKPFILQICGYKNTGKTTLVNKLVKFFSKYDLKVGTIKHDGHDFETINYLEDNFQHFNSSAQKSIVFSRNKWLLIEKKENTLEAMMDLMKDMDIIIVEGCKNSSLPKIELLRKGVSEYPVSNPKNRIGVYSDFDYSQERCFKKDNDEIFHFLLKLIGKREKNKKGLLHT, encoded by the coding sequence ATGGGAACTATAAAACCTTTTATTTTACAAATTTGTGGATATAAAAATACTGGTAAAACTACATTAGTAAATAAACTTGTAAAATTTTTTAGTAAATATGATCTTAAAGTTGGAACTATTAAACATGATGGACATGATTTTGAAACCATTAATTATTTAGAAGACAATTTTCAACATTTTAATAGTAGTGCTCAAAAAAGTATTGTTTTTTCTAGAAATAAATGGCTTTTAATTGAAAAAAAAGAAAATACTCTCGAAGCTATGATGGATTTAATGAAAGATATGGATATTATAATTGTTGAAGGATGTAAGAATAGTTCTCTTCCTAAAATAGAACTTCTTAGAAAGGGAGTTTCGGAATATCCTGTTTCAAATCCTAAAAATAGAATAGGAGTGTATAGCGATTTTGATTATTCACAAGAAAGATGCTTTAAAAAAGATAATGATGAAATATTTCATTTTTTACTAAAATTAATTGGCAAAAGGGAAAAAAATAAAAAAGGGCTACTACACACATAG